In Hyphomicrobiaceae bacterium, the following are encoded in one genomic region:
- a CDS encoding DUF1467 family protein, giving the protein MRSSIAIATFLCLWFITLFTVLPFFARTQDEEGSVVPGTPASAPHKIRLWKVFAVNTLVASIAFAIVYTIVSYMSAT; this is encoded by the coding sequence ATGCGTAGCTCGATCGCCATCGCCACTTTCCTGTGCCTGTGGTTCATCACGTTGTTCACGGTGCTGCCGTTCTTTGCGCGCACCCAGGACGAGGAAGGCAGCGTGGTGCCGGGCACCCCGGCGAGCGCGCCTCATAAGATCCGCCTGTGGAAGGTGTTTGCGGTGAACACGCTCGTGGCGTCGATCGCTTTTGCGATCGTCTATACGATCGTCTCATATATGAGCGCTACCTGA
- a CDS encoding ribonuclease J, whose amino-acid sequence MALGGLGEIGMNVYLYGFGPPEARQWLMVDLGITFPGEAEPGADVVLPDLRFIASERQSLVGLVLTHAHEDHIGAVLELWPQLNCPIFATAFTAGMVRSKLAEFGRIPSVPIKVLPLGGRVTVGPFDVEFVTLAHSIPEPSGLAIRTPAGLIFHTGDWKLDTTPLVGAPPDEAKLKALGEEGVLALICDSTNALREGRSPSETDVSRSLATIIRNASRRVAVTTFASNVARIKAIADATSSANRKLVVAGRALHRVISVAVDTGYLHEGFSYLDQQYFDDLSSDEAVILCTGSQGEPRAAMARVAEGEHPDISLDKGDLAIFSSRTIPGNEKAVGKVQNNLARRGVDIITDAEALVHVTGHPRRDELRDMYSWLRPRISVPMHGEARHLKAHAELARAMGVEEAFTLLSGEMLKIWPAPTGLIDEAPVGRLYRDGNLIVPDADGPVRARRKLSFAGIVVVAMTVSRRGDILCEPQVVLDGIPSAAADGEPMGEVVLDAIDGTLRSIPPKRRTDVEMVRDAVFRSVRSAINEAWGKRPIVKVLISVVDAVR is encoded by the coding sequence ATGGCGCTGGGCGGTCTCGGCGAAATCGGCATGAACGTCTACCTGTACGGCTTCGGTCCGCCAGAGGCGCGCCAGTGGCTAATGGTGGACCTTGGCATTACTTTTCCGGGCGAAGCTGAGCCGGGCGCCGATGTTGTCCTTCCCGACTTGCGCTTCATCGCTTCAGAGCGCCAATCGCTTGTTGGTCTCGTCTTGACCCATGCCCATGAAGACCATATCGGTGCCGTGCTGGAGCTGTGGCCGCAACTCAACTGCCCAATCTTCGCCACCGCGTTCACCGCCGGCATGGTGCGCTCCAAACTTGCCGAATTCGGGCGTATTCCTTCGGTGCCGATCAAGGTCTTGCCGCTTGGCGGCCGCGTGACGGTCGGCCCCTTCGACGTCGAGTTCGTAACTCTTGCACACTCCATCCCCGAGCCCAGCGGACTGGCCATTCGCACGCCCGCAGGGCTCATCTTTCACACAGGCGATTGGAAGCTCGATACGACGCCCCTCGTCGGAGCGCCACCCGACGAAGCCAAACTCAAGGCACTGGGAGAGGAGGGTGTGCTGGCGCTTATCTGCGACAGCACCAATGCGCTTCGTGAAGGGCGCTCTCCATCGGAGACGGATGTTTCCAGATCACTTGCAACCATCATTCGAAACGCTTCACGCCGCGTTGCGGTGACGACATTTGCGTCAAACGTCGCCCGCATCAAGGCTATCGCCGATGCGACGAGTTCTGCCAACCGCAAGCTGGTCGTCGCAGGCCGCGCGCTTCATCGCGTGATATCGGTCGCTGTCGATACCGGATATCTGCACGAAGGCTTTTCATACCTCGACCAGCAATATTTCGACGATTTGTCTTCGGACGAAGCCGTGATCTTGTGTACCGGAAGTCAGGGCGAGCCGCGGGCGGCCATGGCGCGCGTAGCTGAAGGCGAGCATCCCGACATTTCGCTCGACAAGGGTGATTTGGCGATTTTCTCCTCGCGTACCATTCCCGGCAACGAGAAGGCTGTTGGCAAGGTACAGAACAACCTGGCGCGCCGCGGCGTCGATATCATAACCGACGCGGAGGCGCTGGTTCACGTCACCGGCCATCCGCGTCGCGACGAGTTGCGCGACATGTATTCCTGGCTCAGGCCGCGAATAAGTGTGCCAATGCACGGCGAGGCCCGCCATCTGAAAGCCCATGCCGAGTTGGCCCGCGCCATGGGCGTCGAAGAAGCGTTTACGCTGCTGAGCGGTGAGATGCTCAAGATATGGCCTGCGCCTACGGGTCTGATCGACGAAGCGCCGGTCGGACGCCTCTATCGCGATGGCAATCTTATCGTGCCTGACGCCGATGGGCCCGTTCGCGCACGCCGCAAGCTTTCGTTTGCCGGCATAGTGGTGGTGGCGATGACGGTCTCGCGGCGCGGAGACATTTTGTGCGAGCCTCAGGTCGTGCTGGACGGCATTCCTTCAGCGGCCGCCGACGGTGAGCCAATGGGCGAAGTCGTGCTGGACGCCATCGACGGCACATTGCGATCCATTCCGCCCAAACGGCGCACCGACGTCGAGATGGTTCGCGACGCTGTGTTCCGATCCGTGCGGTCTGCGATCAACGAGGCCTGGGGCAAAAGGCCCATCGTCAAGGTGCTGATCTCGGTAGTGGACGCCGTGCGCTGA
- a CDS encoding biotin--[acetyl-CoA-carboxylase] ligase, producing the protein MSRAHRIIRLSETGSTNKDAMRLALDGEPLPLWVVAERQTQGRGRAGRAWVSPEGNLHASLAFKCAAPLASAGQIALVAGLALYEAVSELTDLAKKERLRLKWPNDLMVGDAKIGGILIESTVLPERGLVVVSGFGLNIMHVPEIDRPVTSLGLEMQSANAEMILAALADSCQRWIQSWDEGRAFSAIRERWLERAGPLGQPITITAGDTTLSGNYQGLNESGALLAAVGGRLETFNFGDVALDGSTPRGPKER; encoded by the coding sequence ATGAGCCGGGCGCACAGGATTATTCGTCTGTCTGAGACGGGCTCGACCAACAAAGATGCAATGCGGCTCGCTCTGGATGGCGAGCCGTTACCGCTTTGGGTGGTTGCTGAACGGCAGACGCAAGGCCGCGGAAGGGCAGGACGTGCATGGGTGTCGCCTGAGGGAAATCTGCACGCCAGCCTTGCGTTCAAATGCGCAGCGCCTTTAGCCAGCGCCGGACAAATCGCACTCGTCGCCGGTCTGGCTCTTTACGAGGCGGTATCAGAGTTAACGGATCTTGCTAAAAAAGAACGTTTACGTCTCAAGTGGCCCAACGATCTTATGGTAGGTGACGCGAAGATCGGTGGCATACTCATAGAAAGTACGGTTTTGCCCGAGCGCGGTCTCGTTGTCGTTTCAGGCTTTGGACTAAATATTATGCACGTGCCGGAAATCGACCGGCCAGTTACCTCGCTTGGCCTTGAAATGCAGAGCGCGAATGCGGAAATGATCCTTGCGGCGTTGGCCGATAGCTGCCAGAGGTGGATTCAATCTTGGGATGAAGGGCGCGCTTTTTCTGCTATTCGGGAACGTTGGCTTGAACGCGCCGGGCCGCTGGGCCAGCCCATCACGATCACCGCTGGCGATACCACGCTATCGGGAAACTATCAGGGACTGAACGAGTCAGGAGCGTTGCTGGCGGCCGTCGGAGGTCGCCTCGAAACGTTCAATTTTGGAGATGTCGCGCTGGACGGATCAACGCCACGTGGGCCGAAAGAACGATGA
- the nuoN gene encoding NADH-quinone oxidoreductase subunit NuoN — protein MDLSSLAPVYPELMVALGAIVLLMLGAFMPDKDAAGRTIGWLALAVLVAAFVLVLNQTGSKEVLFDGAFVKDGATRFLKLLVIVGSGFALLLTFNDFARAKILFFEYPVLVLIATLGMLMMVSANDLIALYLGLELQSLALYVVAAFKRDDVRSSEAGLKYFVLGALSSGMLLYGASLLYGITGSTGYAEIATAVQADGMAQNVGLIAGLVFVLVGLAFKVSAVPFHMWTPDVYQGAPTPVTAFFAAAPKVAAMALLIRFTQAAMPSVAAQWQQIVIFLSIASMVLGAFAAIGQTNIKRLLAYSSIGHVGFALVGLAANNAEGTAGVLIYLAIYVLMTLGAFACVLSMRRNGENVEDISELAGLSRTDLRLATVFAILMFSLAGIPPLAGFWAKWYAFLPAIKAGLYPLAVIGVVASVIGAFYYLRIVKIMFFDEPAAPFEPVEGKALLVMSLAALLIVGFVLPIVGGTVFDAATAAASALIGAGPT, from the coding sequence ATGGACCTTTCTTCTCTCGCTCCTGTTTATCCAGAGCTGATGGTCGCCCTCGGCGCCATTGTGCTTCTTATGTTGGGAGCGTTCATGCCTGACAAGGACGCCGCAGGCAGGACGATCGGGTGGCTTGCACTCGCCGTCCTCGTGGCGGCTTTCGTGCTCGTGCTTAATCAGACAGGCAGCAAGGAAGTGCTGTTTGACGGCGCATTCGTAAAGGACGGTGCGACGCGCTTTCTCAAGCTTTTGGTTATTGTGGGCTCAGGCTTTGCTCTGCTGCTTACCTTCAACGACTTTGCGCGGGCCAAGATCCTGTTCTTTGAGTATCCGGTGCTGGTGCTGATCGCCACCTTGGGCATGCTCATGATGGTATCGGCCAACGACCTGATTGCTCTTTATCTTGGTCTTGAGCTGCAAAGCCTCGCGCTCTACGTTGTCGCCGCCTTCAAGCGTGACGACGTGCGCTCCAGCGAAGCCGGACTCAAGTATTTTGTGCTTGGCGCGCTGTCGTCCGGAATGTTGCTTTACGGCGCGTCGCTGCTTTACGGGATTACGGGCTCGACCGGATACGCCGAGATCGCCACGGCTGTACAGGCTGATGGCATGGCCCAGAATGTCGGGCTCATTGCCGGTCTGGTGTTCGTGCTGGTTGGCCTTGCCTTCAAGGTTTCCGCCGTGCCCTTCCACATGTGGACGCCCGACGTCTATCAGGGTGCGCCGACGCCGGTAACGGCCTTCTTCGCGGCCGCTCCAAAAGTCGCCGCGATGGCGCTCCTCATCCGCTTTACCCAGGCGGCCATGCCGTCAGTAGCCGCGCAGTGGCAGCAGATCGTCATCTTCCTTTCGATCGCGTCGATGGTTCTGGGTGCGTTTGCCGCAATCGGCCAGACCAACATCAAGCGGCTGCTGGCATACTCGTCCATTGGTCACGTCGGCTTCGCGCTCGTCGGGCTCGCCGCCAACAACGCGGAAGGCACCGCAGGTGTTCTCATCTATCTGGCAATCTACGTCCTGATGACGTTGGGCGCTTTCGCATGCGTTTTGTCGATGCGCCGCAACGGCGAGAACGTCGAGGACATTTCGGAGCTTGCCGGATTGTCGAGAACGGATCTGCGGCTTGCCACCGTGTTTGCCATCTTGATGTTCTCGCTGGCCGGCATTCCGCCGCTCGCTGGCTTCTGGGCCAAGTGGTACGCCTTCCTGCCGGCAATCAAGGCGGGCCTTTATCCATTGGCGGTCATCGGTGTCGTCGCAAGCGTGATCGGCGCGTTCTACTATTTGCGCATCGTCAAGATCATGTTCTTCGACGAACCAGCCGCGCCGTTCGAGCCGGTTGAAGGCAAGGCCCTTTTGGTCATGAGCCTTGCCGCGCTGCTTATCGTTGGCTTCGTGCTTCCGATCGTCGGCGGTACGGTCTTCGATGCGGCAACAGCGGCGGCGTCAGCTCTCATAGGAGCGGGACCAACGTGA
- a CDS encoding lipoprotein-releasing ABC transporter permease subunit codes for MTAAVADTKPFSMFEWMLAGRYLRARRKEGFISVIAGFSFLGIMLGVATLIIVMAVMNGFRKDLFNKIMGLNGHVIITRVNGPFEDYKDVAAKISAMPGVKSALPLIEGQVMVSSSVQALGGLVRGIDEKSLKSLKLVADNVKLGTLDGFDNQTGIAMGARLANQLRVSIGDTVTLVSPRGASTPFGTAPRSKSYIISSIFELGMSEYDRMMIFMPLAEAQKYFSKGNEVDVLEVVIDNPERVAEYAAEMRNMLGPEMGLSDWRTRNETFFTVLEVERNVMFIILSLIVLVAALNIISGLMMLVKDKGRDIAILRTMGASKGAIMRVFLITGASIGIVGTIAGLILGVVFCWNIDEIKNFVSWVSGTTVFDPSIYYLTKLPAEIDPKETTGIVLMAFALSVVATIYPSWKASKLDPVEALRYE; via the coding sequence ATGACAGCTGCCGTTGCCGACACAAAACCGTTCTCAATGTTCGAATGGATGCTTGCGGGTCGTTACCTTCGCGCGCGCCGCAAGGAGGGCTTCATCTCTGTCATTGCGGGGTTCTCATTCCTCGGGATCATGCTCGGCGTGGCCACACTGATCATCGTGATGGCGGTGATGAACGGCTTTCGCAAAGATCTCTTCAACAAGATCATGGGGCTGAACGGCCACGTCATCATCACCCGCGTCAATGGACCGTTTGAAGATTACAAGGACGTCGCCGCCAAGATCTCGGCCATGCCCGGCGTGAAGTCCGCATTACCGTTGATCGAAGGACAGGTCATGGTGTCCTCCAGCGTGCAGGCGCTGGGCGGACTGGTGCGCGGCATCGACGAAAAGAGCCTCAAGAGCCTTAAGCTCGTTGCCGATAACGTAAAGCTTGGGACGCTCGACGGGTTCGACAATCAAACCGGTATTGCCATGGGTGCGCGCCTTGCCAATCAGTTGCGCGTTTCTATCGGCGATACGGTGACCCTCGTTTCGCCGCGTGGCGCGTCGACTCCGTTCGGCACAGCTCCGCGCTCGAAGTCTTACATCATCTCTTCGATCTTCGAACTCGGGATGTCCGAGTACGACCGGATGATGATCTTCATGCCGCTCGCGGAAGCTCAGAAGTACTTTTCCAAGGGCAATGAGGTGGATGTTCTGGAGGTCGTGATCGATAATCCTGAACGTGTCGCGGAATATGCCGCCGAAATGCGAAACATGCTGGGGCCCGAGATGGGGCTTTCGGATTGGCGCACGCGCAACGAAACGTTCTTCACGGTGCTTGAGGTTGAGCGCAACGTGATGTTCATCATATTGTCGCTCATCGTTTTGGTGGCGGCCCTCAACATCATTTCCGGGTTGATGATGCTGGTGAAGGACAAAGGACGCGACATCGCAATCCTTCGCACCATGGGAGCATCCAAGGGAGCGATCATGCGCGTGTTTCTCATTACCGGAGCTTCGATCGGAATTGTCGGTACGATCGCCGGGTTGATCCTCGGCGTCGTATTCTGCTGGAACATCGACGAGATCAAGAATTTCGTCTCGTGGGTTTCCGGGACGACCGTATTTGATCCATCGATCTATTACCTGACGAAACTGCCCGCTGAAATCGATCCGAAGGAGACGACGGGTATCGTGCTCATGGCTTTTGCTCTCTCCGTCGTTGCCACGATCTACCCGTCGTGGAAGGCGTCCAAGCTCGATCCCGTCGAAGCGTTGCGGTACGAATAG
- the mce gene encoding methylmalonyl-CoA epimerase, producing MIGRLNHVAIAVKDLAKATAVYRNALGAKVTEPTAQPEHGVTVVFVELPNTKIEFLEPLGENSPIAKFVDKNPDGGIHHVCYEVDDIIAARDQLKAQGARVLGDGEPKIGAHGKPVLFLHPKDFLGTLTELEQV from the coding sequence ATGATCGGACGGCTTAACCATGTGGCGATCGCGGTCAAGGATCTGGCCAAAGCGACGGCCGTCTATCGCAACGCGCTTGGAGCCAAAGTGACCGAGCCCACCGCGCAGCCGGAGCACGGGGTCACGGTCGTTTTCGTCGAGCTGCCCAATACCAAGATCGAATTTCTCGAGCCGCTCGGTGAAAACTCCCCGATTGCGAAGTTCGTCGATAAGAACCCCGATGGCGGCATCCATCACGTCTGCTACGAGGTGGACGACATCATCGCCGCGCGCGATCAGCTCAAGGCGCAAGGTGCGCGGGTGCTGGGCGACGGTGAGCCCAAGATCGGCGCACATGGCAAGCCGGTATTGTTCCTCCATCCCAAGGACTTTCTCGGCACCTTGACCGAACTTGAACAGGTCTAA
- the proS gene encoding proline--tRNA ligase, whose protein sequence is MSKRALSITREQSFPEWYQAAVRDGDMAETSPVRGCMVIKPWGWGVWERIQAELDARIKDTGHENCYFPLFIPMSFIAKEAEHVEGFAKEMAVVTHHRLKNEGGKLVLDPEAKLEEPLIVRPTSETIIGDAFQRWIKSYRDLPLLINQWANVVRWEMRTRLFLRTAEFLWQEGHTAHADRDDAMAETLKMLEVYREFAEHVLAMPVIAGEKPANERFPGADNTYSIEAMMQDGKALQAGTSHYLGTHFAEAQNIQFQNDQGQLTFCHTTSWGVSTRLIGGVIMTHGDDDGLRIPPKIAPRQIVIIPMLRDKPEDKELVAYCTGLEKDLKAQGIRVLVDVKPIKSAEKRWNWVRRGAPVIVEIGGRDAAGGNVTFMRRDKLRDGDKVASHTQPRADFVSNAQGLLDEIQESLFAEAKARLDGNILTNIKTFDEMAEYFGVAENEDEGGAFKGWVKVGWSRPEGDKLEAIAERLKALKLTIRNAPLDQQAASGACLFTGEPVKEYVLIGRAY, encoded by the coding sequence ATGAGCAAGCGCGCTTTATCCATTACGCGGGAGCAGAGTTTCCCTGAGTGGTATCAGGCTGCTGTGCGCGACGGCGACATGGCCGAGACCAGCCCTGTTCGCGGTTGCATGGTGATCAAGCCGTGGGGTTGGGGCGTATGGGAGCGCATCCAGGCCGAACTCGACGCGCGCATCAAGGATACCGGACACGAGAACTGCTACTTCCCGCTCTTCATTCCGATGAGCTTCATCGCCAAGGAGGCCGAGCACGTCGAAGGCTTTGCCAAGGAGATGGCTGTCGTTACGCACCACCGTTTGAAGAACGAGGGCGGCAAGCTGGTTCTCGACCCGGAAGCGAAGCTCGAAGAACCGCTCATCGTGCGTCCCACCTCGGAAACGATCATCGGCGATGCGTTCCAGCGTTGGATCAAAAGCTATCGCGACCTGCCGCTGCTTATCAATCAATGGGCGAACGTCGTACGCTGGGAAATGCGCACGCGCCTGTTTCTGCGCACTGCGGAGTTCCTTTGGCAGGAGGGACATACCGCGCACGCTGACCGCGACGACGCCATGGCCGAAACGCTTAAGATGCTGGAGGTCTATCGCGAGTTCGCCGAACATGTGCTGGCGATGCCCGTGATCGCTGGTGAAAAGCCTGCCAACGAGCGGTTCCCTGGCGCCGATAATACCTATTCCATCGAGGCCATGATGCAGGACGGCAAGGCGCTCCAGGCTGGCACGTCGCATTACCTCGGAACGCACTTCGCCGAGGCGCAGAACATACAGTTCCAGAACGATCAGGGCCAGCTTACCTTCTGTCATACGACGAGCTGGGGCGTTTCCACGCGCTTGATCGGCGGCGTGATCATGACCCACGGCGACGACGATGGTCTGCGAATTCCGCCCAAGATTGCGCCGCGCCAGATCGTTATCATACCGATGCTGCGCGACAAGCCGGAAGACAAGGAGCTCGTGGCGTATTGCACGGGCCTTGAGAAGGATCTCAAGGCGCAGGGCATTCGCGTGCTGGTTGACGTCAAGCCGATCAAATCGGCCGAGAAGCGCTGGAACTGGGTGCGCCGCGGTGCGCCCGTGATTGTCGAAATTGGCGGACGTGATGCCGCTGGCGGCAACGTTACGTTCATGCGCCGGGATAAGCTGCGCGACGGAGACAAGGTCGCCTCTCACACGCAGCCTCGCGCGGATTTCGTATCCAACGCTCAGGGGCTGCTGGATGAAATTCAGGAGAGCTTGTTCGCCGAAGCAAAAGCACGTCTGGACGGCAACATTCTCACCAACATCAAGACGTTCGATGAAATGGCCGAATATTTCGGCGTTGCCGAGAACGAAGATGAGGGTGGCGCCTTTAAAGGCTGGGTCAAGGTTGGCTGGTCGCGGCCCGAGGGAGACAAGCTTGAGGCGATTGCAGAGCGCCTCAAGGCATTGAAACTTACAATCCGAAATGCGCCGCTCGATCAGCAGGCGGCTTCGGGTGCATGTCTTTTTACCGGCGAGCCGGTCAAGGAATATGTATTGATTGGACGAGCGTATTGA
- a CDS encoding NADH-quinone oxidoreductase subunit M, whose product MNNILSIVTFLPLAGAIIIAFLNSEAKGNARWVALWTTIITFAVSLIIWINFDKTNPGFQFVEDYAWLGGLKYKMGVDGISMLFVILTTFLMPLCILASWESVQDRVKEYMIAFLVLETLMLGVFCALDIVLFYLFFEGGLIPMFLIIGVWGGKRRVYASFKFFLYTLLGSVLMLLAMMAMYWHAGTTDIPTLLSTTFPADMQWWLWLAFFASFAVKMPMWPVHTWLPDAHVEAPTAGSVILAGILLKMGGYGFLRFSLPMFPIASEQLAPLVFSLSIIAIIYTSLVALVQEDIKKLIAYSSVAHMGYVTMGIFTASQQGIDGAIFQMLSHGIVSAALFLCVGVVYDRTHTREIAAYGGLVERMPKYAVAFMVFTMANVGLPGTSGFIGEFLTLLSAFKANTWVAILGTTGVILSAAYALYLYRRVIFGELDKPKLKALLDLSPREIVILAPLVLLTIFYGIYPAPVLDVTGASVKNLVANYEAALKPAAAMLGQ is encoded by the coding sequence ATGAATAACATCCTTTCCATCGTAACCTTCCTGCCATTGGCGGGGGCCATCATCATCGCCTTCCTCAACAGCGAGGCGAAGGGCAACGCGCGCTGGGTGGCGCTGTGGACGACGATCATCACGTTCGCCGTTTCGCTGATCATCTGGATCAATTTCGACAAGACCAATCCGGGCTTCCAGTTCGTCGAGGACTACGCTTGGCTCGGCGGTCTGAAATACAAGATGGGCGTCGACGGCATCTCGATGCTGTTCGTTATTCTGACGACGTTCCTAATGCCGCTGTGCATTCTGGCCTCCTGGGAGAGCGTGCAGGATCGCGTCAAGGAATACATGATCGCTTTCCTGGTGCTCGAAACGCTGATGCTAGGCGTCTTCTGCGCGCTCGACATCGTTCTGTTCTATCTGTTCTTCGAAGGCGGCCTCATCCCGATGTTTCTCATCATCGGCGTGTGGGGCGGCAAGCGGCGTGTCTATGCGTCGTTCAAGTTCTTCCTCTATACCCTGCTGGGATCGGTTCTCATGCTGCTCGCCATGATGGCGATGTACTGGCATGCGGGCACCACAGATATTCCCACGCTTCTATCGACCACGTTCCCGGCCGACATGCAGTGGTGGCTGTGGCTGGCGTTCTTCGCCTCGTTCGCAGTCAAGATGCCGATGTGGCCGGTTCATACCTGGTTGCCGGATGCACACGTTGAAGCCCCGACCGCAGGCTCGGTCATTCTGGCCGGCATTCTGTTGAAGATGGGCGGCTACGGGTTCCTTCGCTTCTCGCTGCCGATGTTCCCGATCGCCTCCGAGCAGCTTGCGCCCCTCGTGTTCTCTTTGTCGATCATCGCAATCATCTACACGTCTCTGGTTGCGCTGGTGCAGGAGGATATCAAGAAGCTCATCGCCTATTCGTCGGTTGCCCATATGGGCTACGTGACCATGGGTATCTTCACAGCCTCACAGCAGGGCATTGACGGCGCGATCTTTCAGATGCTGTCGCACGGTATCGTATCGGCTGCGCTTTTCCTTTGTGTCGGCGTGGTCTACGACCGTACACACACGCGCGAGATCGCGGCCTATGGCGGGCTTGTCGAGCGGATGCCTAAGTATGCGGTCGCGTTCATGGTGTTCACAATGGCGAACGTCGGACTGCCGGGCACGAGTGGTTTTATCGGCGAGTTTTTGACGCTGCTGTCGGCTTTCAAAGCCAATACCTGGGTTGCGATCCTCGGTACGACCGGCGTGATCCTCTCGGCAGCCTATGCGCTTTACCTTTATCGCCGGGTCATCTTCGGGGAGCTCGATAAGCCGAAGCTCAAGGCGCTGCTCGATCTCTCGCCTCGCGAAATCGTAATTCTCGCGCCGCTCGTTCTGCTGACCATCTTCTACGGTATTTATCCTGCGCCCGTGCTCGATGTCACCGGAGCGTCAGTCAAGAATCTCGTCGCCAACTATGAAGCCGCATTGAAGCCCGCGGCCGCTATGCTCGGTCAATAA
- a CDS encoding ABC transporter ATP-binding protein — MQDRTQAMNTGPVLTLEAVTRSFRQGTREIAVLRGASCVLMPGQSVALVGPSGAGKSTLLHITGLLESPTSGRVVINGQDCARLSEAERTRMRRREIGFIYQFHQLLPEFSALENVVIPQLILGRRRRDAEKRARALLGSLGLSERVDHRPAELSGGEQQRTAICRGLANAPHLLLADEPTGNLDPHTSEHVFQELIRLIRDHGVAALIATHNMDLARRMDRVLLMQEGCLVELAPAQM, encoded by the coding sequence ATGCAGGATCGAACGCAAGCCATGAACACCGGTCCGGTTCTCACTTTGGAAGCTGTGACGCGAAGCTTCCGTCAAGGCACGCGCGAGATTGCGGTGCTGCGCGGCGCAAGTTGTGTGCTCATGCCGGGACAGTCTGTAGCGCTCGTAGGCCCGTCCGGCGCGGGCAAGTCTACGCTCTTGCACATCACTGGATTGCTGGAGTCTCCGACGTCGGGCCGCGTCGTCATCAACGGGCAAGACTGTGCCCGCTTATCGGAAGCAGAACGCACGCGCATGCGCCGCCGCGAGATTGGCTTCATCTATCAGTTTCATCAACTGCTGCCGGAGTTCTCCGCGCTTGAGAACGTGGTCATTCCCCAACTCATCCTCGGGCGTCGGCGACGTGACGCCGAGAAGAGAGCCCGCGCTCTGCTTGGATCTCTTGGGTTGAGCGAACGTGTCGATCATCGACCGGCGGAACTGTCTGGCGGCGAACAGCAGCGCACCGCGATTTGCCGGGGCCTTGCCAATGCGCCGCATTTGCTGTTGGCCGACGAGCCAACGGGAAATCTTGATCCGCATACCAGCGAGCATGTCTTTCAGGAGCTTATTCGACTTATTCGGGATCACGGGGTTGCAGCCTTGATCGCGACCCACAACATGGATCTTGCCCGCCGGATGGACCGTGTCCTGCTTATGCAGGAGGGCTGTCTTGTGGAACTGGCGCCCGCACAAATGTGA